A window of the Stigmatella aurantiaca genome harbors these coding sequences:
- the hemW gene encoding radical SAM family heme chaperone HemW: MPFTSPIDVYTGMPAARFGLYLHFPYCLAKCPYCDFAVAVARQVPEERYAHAVLAELEARLAATPSLRERPLESIFLGGGTPSLWHPRWVAHVLEGIAARMKVVPGAEVSLEANPEAADAERFAGFQAAGVNRLSLGVQSFQPETLKALGRAHDAAGVEAAFRAARRARFTAVSMDFIYGAHGQTRAQVEADARQAVALEPEHLSTYALTLEREELAEDTPLAKRLARGEVALPPDEEVVGMAATVREVYGAHGLHRYEISNHARAGHSSRHNTLYWTGGEYLALGVGATGMLHAPSPHRYVNLRSTEAYLRAVEQGALPEASREPLCPEDLFAERLSMGLRLRSGVDWEALCQAYGQDVAPRRAEVARLVKHGLAELREQRLVLTDAGADLHSAICAKLL; this comes from the coding sequence ATGCCGTTCACCTCTCCTATCGACGTGTACACCGGGATGCCGGCGGCCCGCTTCGGGCTGTACCTGCACTTCCCGTACTGCCTGGCGAAGTGCCCGTACTGCGACTTCGCGGTGGCGGTGGCGCGCCAGGTGCCGGAGGAGCGCTACGCGCACGCGGTGCTCGCGGAGCTGGAGGCGCGGCTGGCGGCCACGCCGTCGCTGCGCGAGCGGCCCCTGGAGTCGATCTTCCTGGGCGGAGGCACCCCCTCGCTGTGGCACCCGCGGTGGGTGGCGCACGTGCTGGAGGGCATCGCGGCGAGGATGAAGGTGGTGCCCGGGGCGGAGGTGTCCCTGGAGGCCAACCCGGAGGCGGCGGACGCGGAGCGCTTCGCGGGCTTCCAGGCGGCGGGGGTGAACCGGCTGTCGCTCGGGGTGCAGTCCTTCCAGCCGGAGACGCTGAAGGCGCTGGGCCGCGCCCACGACGCGGCGGGGGTGGAGGCAGCCTTCCGGGCGGCGCGGCGGGCGCGGTTCACGGCGGTGTCCATGGACTTCATCTATGGGGCCCACGGACAGACGCGGGCCCAGGTGGAGGCGGACGCACGGCAGGCGGTGGCGCTGGAGCCCGAGCACCTGTCCACCTACGCGCTGACGCTGGAGCGCGAGGAGCTGGCGGAGGACACGCCGCTGGCCAAGCGCCTGGCGCGAGGCGAGGTGGCGCTGCCCCCGGACGAGGAGGTGGTGGGCATGGCCGCCACGGTGCGCGAGGTGTACGGGGCGCACGGCCTGCACCGCTATGAAATCTCCAACCATGCGCGGGCGGGGCACAGCTCCCGGCACAACACCCTGTACTGGACGGGGGGCGAGTACCTGGCGCTCGGCGTGGGGGCCACGGGCATGCTGCATGCGCCCTCGCCGCACCGCTACGTGAACCTCCGGAGCACGGAGGCCTACCTGCGCGCGGTGGAGCAGGGTGCGCTGCCGGAGGCGAGCCGCGAGCCCCTGTGCCCGGAGGACCTCTTCGCGGAGCGGCTGTCCATGGGCCTGCGGTTGCGCTCGGGTGTGGACTGGGAGGCCCTGTGCCAGGCCTACGGCCAGGACGTGGCCCCCCGCCGCGCGGAAGTGGCGCGGCTGGTGAAGCATGGGCTGGCCGAACTCCGGGAGCAGCGGCTGGTGCTCACGGACGCGGGCGCGGACCTGCACAGCGCCATCTGCGCGAAGCTCCTCTAA
- a CDS encoding family 16 glycosylhydrolase, giving the protein MALNFKKAMGSRWVMMMGVGGMLMGAPACTPEAEVAPAPTAEAQQGIKAPIGQTIWLKSCLTGKYVSADGNLGANAPLVADRAATAGWEHFQVIDAGSGTIALRVSETGKYVSADTNLGGRLVADRTSVGDWERFTWVEFADGNIGLLAKSTGKYVAADTNRGANAPLFADRTTTGCWEAFSIGVVGGGGGTGSWKQIWSEEFDGTSVNTANWSYITDIHVNNEQQQYTTSANNVQVSNGTLKLIARRENNNGYPFTSGRLETAGKRQFTHGAVEARLKMPVGPGLWPAFWMLGNDIGSVGWPNCGELDIMENVGYGDWVSMALHGPGYSGNTPINGRYTFPSGQSVAGWHNYRVEYSPTDIKWFVDGNLYRTVTKAEVTRYGAWQYDKPQYIILNLAVGGGYPAGVNGATTPFYGVPQSTADLITRTPQVFEIDWVRVYQWQ; this is encoded by the coding sequence ATGGCTTTGAACTTCAAGAAGGCGATGGGAAGCCGTTGGGTGATGATGATGGGCGTCGGGGGGATGCTGATGGGCGCCCCTGCTTGCACGCCCGAGGCGGAAGTTGCTCCCGCCCCCACGGCGGAGGCGCAGCAAGGCATCAAGGCCCCCATCGGGCAGACGATTTGGCTCAAGTCCTGCCTCACCGGGAAGTACGTCTCGGCGGATGGCAACCTCGGCGCCAACGCGCCGCTGGTCGCCGACCGCGCCGCCACGGCCGGCTGGGAGCACTTCCAGGTCATCGACGCGGGCAGCGGCACCATCGCGCTGCGCGTCTCCGAGACGGGCAAGTATGTCTCGGCCGACACGAACCTGGGCGGCCGGCTCGTCGCGGACCGCACCAGCGTCGGTGACTGGGAGCGCTTCACGTGGGTGGAGTTCGCCGACGGCAACATCGGCCTGCTGGCCAAGAGCACGGGCAAGTACGTGGCGGCCGACACGAACCGCGGCGCCAACGCGCCCCTGTTCGCGGACCGCACCACCACGGGCTGCTGGGAGGCCTTCTCCATCGGCGTGGTGGGCGGCGGTGGCGGCACGGGCAGCTGGAAGCAGATCTGGAGCGAGGAGTTCGACGGCACCAGCGTGAACACCGCCAACTGGAGCTACATCACCGACATCCACGTCAACAACGAGCAGCAGCAGTACACCACCTCCGCCAACAACGTGCAGGTGAGCAACGGCACGCTGAAGCTCATCGCCCGCCGCGAGAACAACAACGGCTACCCCTTCACCTCCGGCCGCCTGGAGACCGCGGGCAAGCGCCAGTTCACCCATGGCGCCGTCGAGGCGCGGCTGAAGATGCCGGTGGGCCCGGGCCTGTGGCCGGCCTTCTGGATGCTGGGCAACGACATCGGCTCGGTGGGCTGGCCCAACTGCGGCGAGCTCGACATCATGGAGAACGTCGGCTACGGCGACTGGGTCTCCATGGCGCTGCACGGCCCGGGCTACTCGGGCAACACCCCCATCAACGGGCGCTACACCTTCCCGTCGGGGCAGTCGGTCGCCGGCTGGCACAACTACCGCGTCGAGTACTCGCCCACGGACATCAAGTGGTTCGTGGACGGCAACCTCTACCGCACGGTGACGAAGGCGGAAGTCACCCGCTACGGCGCGTGGCAGTACGACAAGCCCCAGTACATCATCCTGAACCTGGCGGTGGGCGGCGGCTACCCGGCCGGCGTCAACGGGGCGACCACGCCGTTCTACGGCGTGCCGCAGTCCACGGCGGACCTCATCACCCGCACGCCGCAGGTGTTCGAGATCGACTGGGTGCGCGTCTACCAGTGGCAGTAG
- a CDS encoding M16 family metallopeptidase, translated as MPLRYTLPNGLTVVFEEQHAAKVAAFQVWVKVGSADERPDQAGLAHLHEHMLFKGTARRGPGEIARDVEAHGGEINAWTSFDQTVYHIVIASQFARMGLDILGDAVRSSAFDAEELAREREVVCEEIKRSQDTPSRRASRDLFSTAYAVHPYRHPVIGTEESVRSFTREKVLEFYNRYYSPKNLVLSVVGDLKEAELRQWVDEIFGGDWGRPFEGLKPRAAEPAATGRRLLLRQDEVKEAYLHLGFAIPQASHPDVPALDVLAMLAGQGDSSRLALEVKRKRSLVNDIHASAYTPRDAGLFTASLTLPPANLASALEETARVLAGLRTQPVAAEELATVKALIEAEAVYQRETVQGLARKLGYYQSSMDGLEAEARYYEAVARLTPEDIRAVAERYLRFENAVLTGLLPQGTAFDEAQAQAILDRAQHEAPAPRTERRTPKAAVSEQPMRLGRASAVSAAKVVEERLPSGARLLIREERAVPLFAVRAVFPGGLRYETAADNGITTLLGRTLTRGTPTHDAEEISHLIDAYAGSLSGQGGRNSVGMRGEFLSKHFEPAFRLFADCLLNPAFPEAEVKRERGLLLQDILTREDKPSSLAFELFHKTLFRTHPYRMPAQGETGSVEKLGPETLSAWHAAHMDPSQLTLSVVGDVKADEVIALARECFGASKGRAAAAPQVPLEAAPESARQDKRVLARAQAHLVLGFQGARITDPWRHSLEVLSTLLSGQGGRLFIELRDKRSMAYSVSGFSVEGVDPGYFAVYMGTSPEKLDAALAGIRTELERVRDEPVPEAELASAKQHLIGTHEIGLQRNGARAAIIALDACYGLGQENFLHYAERVAAVTAEDVRETARRVINFDRSALAIVGP; from the coding sequence ATGCCCCTGCGCTACACCCTCCCCAACGGGCTCACCGTCGTCTTCGAGGAGCAGCATGCCGCCAAGGTCGCGGCCTTCCAGGTTTGGGTGAAGGTCGGCAGCGCCGACGAGCGGCCGGACCAGGCGGGCCTCGCCCACCTGCATGAGCACATGCTCTTCAAGGGCACGGCGCGCCGGGGGCCGGGGGAGATTGCCCGGGACGTGGAGGCCCATGGCGGCGAAATCAACGCCTGGACGTCCTTCGACCAGACGGTCTACCACATCGTCATCGCCAGCCAGTTCGCCCGGATGGGGTTGGACATCCTGGGGGACGCGGTGCGCAGCTCCGCGTTCGACGCGGAGGAGCTGGCGCGCGAGCGCGAGGTGGTGTGCGAGGAAATCAAGCGCAGCCAGGACACCCCGTCCCGGCGCGCCTCGCGGGACTTGTTCTCCACCGCCTATGCGGTCCACCCGTACCGGCACCCCGTCATCGGCACCGAGGAGAGCGTGCGCAGCTTCACGCGCGAGAAGGTGCTGGAGTTCTACAATCGGTACTACTCGCCGAAGAACCTGGTGCTCTCGGTGGTGGGAGACCTGAAGGAAGCGGAGCTGCGGCAGTGGGTGGACGAGATTTTCGGCGGGGACTGGGGCCGGCCCTTCGAGGGGCTCAAGCCCCGGGCGGCCGAGCCCGCCGCCACCGGCCGCCGCCTGCTGCTGCGCCAGGATGAGGTGAAGGAGGCCTACCTGCACCTGGGCTTCGCCATCCCCCAGGCCAGCCACCCGGATGTGCCCGCGCTGGACGTGCTGGCGATGCTGGCGGGCCAGGGGGACTCGTCCCGGCTGGCGCTGGAAGTCAAACGCAAGCGGAGCCTCGTCAACGACATCCACGCCTCGGCGTACACGCCGCGGGACGCGGGCCTGTTCACCGCCTCGCTCACCCTGCCGCCCGCGAACCTGGCCAGCGCCCTGGAGGAGACGGCGCGGGTGCTGGCCGGACTGCGCACGCAGCCGGTGGCCGCGGAGGAACTCGCCACGGTGAAGGCGCTCATCGAGGCGGAGGCCGTCTACCAGCGCGAGACGGTGCAGGGCCTGGCGCGCAAGCTGGGCTACTACCAGTCCAGCATGGATGGGTTGGAGGCGGAGGCGCGCTACTACGAGGCGGTGGCACGGCTCACCCCAGAGGACATCCGGGCCGTGGCCGAGCGCTACCTGCGCTTCGAGAACGCGGTGCTCACGGGGCTGTTGCCACAAGGCACGGCCTTCGATGAGGCCCAGGCCCAGGCCATTCTCGACCGGGCGCAGCACGAGGCGCCCGCGCCAAGAACGGAGCGCCGCACGCCCAAGGCGGCGGTGTCCGAGCAGCCCATGCGGCTGGGACGGGCCTCGGCGGTGAGCGCGGCGAAGGTGGTGGAGGAGCGGCTGCCCTCGGGGGCGCGCCTGCTCATCCGCGAGGAGCGCGCCGTGCCCCTGTTCGCCGTGCGCGCGGTGTTCCCGGGCGGCCTGCGCTACGAGACGGCGGCGGACAACGGCATCACCACGCTCCTGGGGCGCACCCTCACCCGGGGCACGCCCACCCATGACGCGGAGGAGATTTCCCACCTCATCGACGCGTACGCGGGCTCGCTCTCCGGACAGGGCGGGCGCAACTCGGTGGGCATGCGGGGCGAGTTCCTGTCGAAGCACTTCGAGCCCGCGTTCCGGCTCTTCGCCGACTGCTTGCTGAACCCGGCCTTCCCGGAAGCCGAGGTGAAGCGTGAACGGGGACTGCTCTTGCAGGACATCCTCACGCGTGAGGACAAACCGTCGAGCCTGGCCTTCGAGCTCTTCCACAAGACGCTGTTCCGCACGCACCCCTACCGCATGCCCGCGCAGGGCGAGACGGGTTCGGTGGAGAAGCTGGGGCCCGAGACGCTGAGCGCCTGGCATGCGGCGCACATGGATCCGTCCCAGCTCACGCTGAGCGTGGTGGGCGATGTGAAGGCGGACGAGGTGATAGCGCTGGCGCGGGAGTGTTTCGGTGCCTCGAAGGGCCGGGCGGCCGCGGCGCCGCAGGTGCCCCTGGAGGCAGCGCCCGAGTCGGCGCGCCAGGACAAGCGGGTGCTGGCGCGGGCGCAGGCGCACCTCGTGCTGGGGTTCCAGGGCGCGCGCATCACGGATCCGTGGCGGCACTCGCTGGAGGTGCTCTCCACGCTGCTGTCGGGCCAGGGCGGGCGGCTCTTCATCGAGCTGCGCGACAAGCGCTCCATGGCGTACAGCGTCAGCGGCTTCTCGGTGGAGGGCGTGGATCCGGGCTACTTCGCGGTCTACATGGGCACGAGCCCCGAGAAGCTGGACGCGGCGCTGGCCGGCATCCGCACGGAGCTGGAGCGTGTGCGGGATGAGCCCGTGCCCGAGGCGGAGCTGGCGAGCGCCAAGCAGCACCTCATCGGCACGCACGAGATTGGCCTGCAGCGCAACGGGGCCCGCGCGGCGATCATCGCCCTGGATGCCTGCTACGGCCTGGGCCAGGAGAACTTCCTGCACTACGCGGAGCGGGTGGCGGCGGTGACGGCCGAGGACGTCCGGGAAACCGCGCGCCGGGTCATCAACTTCGACCGGAGCGCGCTCGCCATCGTCGGGCCGTAA
- a CDS encoding gliding motility protein — translation MEEGDPLADLRESLLEGEVSLAASPSMHPAPPSMTPPPLPPKKAVPVSASVPAASPASRASGSVPSVAPAKAPRPTGTDPFGEPPEPRMTMGAAPEEKLEFFRQVLKQKTETLARARSLYEEKETELFSLRQSVNLLQKDVTTAKKEALDTKGQLGGLKDLPQKLTEAKESLAKQEKRAITAELRVAELEMELQGVEADRKDLSRALADVESDMPTLQDELRLEREARASLAEELIGAKEALSLAQDRVADLAAEKSEAQGTMEAVQEQYQAALADLERMTGELQAATAEREELSLRTGQLEAALAEATGSLSALESESEWSRSSLEEAQGRAQLSEVERDEARAEATALRQQLEAAEAAKATLQKRVAELERNLAFKDADLVGVRAALSARTAEAGSLIGRAETAESQLASLKEQKQALEAEVSAATERAQAAEVEVASLKGALEASEVEQAMLRDRMDSEGAALTEAAQAAEQQVEELSTALEEVRAEREASAAQVAALQAERDALSERVASLEAGGAEQGSQVEALNTALEVVRAQSEDSVQRLNQRVKMLEGALEAARNEAAAAAKKASSESQASENTARTLRKKEEEATRARAELEKKLAQAEAKLQGTQSESTGLELKVAELEQALQAEQQRLAEAEAALQAEQSGRAALEQQLVEAQSVAPAAGPASEELLAERDKLKTDLAAMKRKLVQAESALEMAASYKAKVARLEAQLKAAGK, via the coding sequence ATGGAAGAGGGGGATCCCCTCGCGGATCTGCGCGAAAGCCTGCTGGAGGGGGAAGTGTCCCTGGCGGCCTCTCCTTCCATGCACCCAGCGCCGCCCTCCATGACCCCTCCTCCTCTGCCTCCCAAGAAGGCGGTCCCCGTCTCCGCGTCCGTCCCCGCCGCCTCCCCGGCCAGCCGGGCTTCGGGCAGCGTGCCCTCGGTGGCCCCGGCCAAGGCCCCCCGCCCCACGGGAACGGATCCCTTTGGCGAGCCCCCCGAGCCCCGGATGACCATGGGCGCGGCGCCCGAGGAGAAGCTCGAGTTCTTCCGCCAGGTGCTCAAGCAGAAGACCGAGACGCTGGCGCGCGCCCGCTCCCTCTATGAGGAGAAGGAGACGGAGCTGTTCTCGCTGCGCCAGTCGGTGAACCTCCTCCAGAAGGACGTCACCACCGCCAAGAAGGAGGCCCTGGACACCAAGGGCCAGCTGGGCGGCCTCAAGGACTTGCCGCAGAAGCTCACCGAGGCGAAGGAGTCCCTGGCCAAGCAGGAGAAGCGCGCCATCACGGCGGAGCTGCGCGTGGCGGAGCTCGAGATGGAGCTCCAGGGGGTGGAGGCGGACCGGAAGGACCTGTCGCGGGCTCTGGCGGACGTCGAGTCGGACATGCCCACCCTCCAGGACGAGCTGCGCCTGGAGCGCGAGGCCCGCGCGTCCCTCGCCGAGGAGCTCATCGGCGCCAAGGAGGCCCTGTCGCTGGCGCAGGACCGGGTGGCGGACCTGGCCGCGGAGAAGTCCGAGGCCCAGGGCACCATGGAGGCCGTGCAGGAGCAGTACCAGGCGGCCCTCGCGGACCTGGAGCGGATGACGGGCGAGCTGCAGGCGGCCACCGCCGAGCGCGAGGAGCTGTCGCTGCGCACCGGGCAGCTGGAGGCGGCGCTGGCCGAGGCCACCGGCTCGCTGAGCGCGCTGGAGAGCGAGAGCGAGTGGTCGCGCAGCTCGCTGGAGGAGGCCCAGGGGCGCGCCCAGCTCTCGGAGGTGGAGCGGGACGAGGCCCGGGCGGAGGCCACCGCGCTGCGCCAGCAGCTGGAGGCGGCGGAGGCGGCCAAGGCCACGCTCCAGAAGCGCGTCGCCGAGCTGGAGCGCAACCTCGCCTTCAAGGACGCGGACCTGGTGGGGGTGCGCGCGGCGCTGTCGGCCCGCACGGCGGAGGCGGGCTCGCTCATTGGCCGGGCGGAGACGGCCGAGTCCCAGCTTGCCTCCCTCAAGGAGCAGAAGCAGGCGCTGGAGGCCGAGGTGAGCGCGGCCACCGAGCGGGCGCAGGCGGCCGAGGTGGAGGTGGCCTCGCTCAAGGGCGCGCTGGAGGCCAGCGAGGTGGAGCAGGCCATGCTGCGCGACCGGATGGATTCGGAAGGCGCGGCCCTGACCGAGGCGGCTCAGGCCGCCGAGCAGCAGGTGGAGGAGCTGTCCACCGCGCTGGAGGAGGTCCGCGCCGAGCGCGAGGCCTCCGCGGCCCAGGTGGCCGCGCTCCAGGCGGAGCGGGATGCGCTGAGCGAGCGGGTGGCCTCGCTGGAGGCGGGCGGGGCCGAGCAGGGCTCGCAGGTGGAGGCGCTCAACACGGCGCTGGAGGTGGTGCGGGCGCAGTCCGAGGACTCGGTGCAGCGGCTGAACCAGCGGGTGAAGATGCTGGAAGGGGCGCTGGAGGCGGCCCGGAACGAGGCCGCCGCGGCGGCGAAGAAGGCCTCCTCCGAGAGCCAGGCCTCCGAGAACACGGCGCGCACGCTCCGCAAGAAGGAGGAGGAGGCCACGCGGGCCCGCGCGGAGCTGGAGAAGAAGCTGGCCCAGGCGGAGGCGAAGCTCCAGGGCACCCAGTCCGAGAGCACCGGGCTGGAGCTGAAGGTGGCCGAGCTGGAGCAGGCGCTCCAGGCGGAGCAGCAGCGGCTCGCCGAGGCCGAGGCGGCGCTCCAGGCCGAGCAGTCGGGCCGCGCGGCGCTGGAGCAGCAGCTCGTCGAGGCGCAGAGCGTCGCCCCGGCGGCGGGCCCGGCGTCCGAGGAGCTGCTGGCCGAGCGCGACAAGCTCAAGACGGACCTCGCGGCGATGAAGCGCAAGCTGGTGCAGGCGGAGTCCGCGCTGGAGATGGCGGCCAGCTACAAGGCGAAGGTGGCCCGGCTGGAAGCGCAGCTGAAGGCAGCCGGTAAATAG
- a CDS encoding acetyl-CoA hydrolase/transferase C-terminal domain-containing protein yields the protein MTSTLQERIENPFLRSKVVPVEEAVKHIADGHTIAISGFTKSGEPKTVLPALAYHFSQTAPDSRITLLSGASLSEDVEGPLAPYIRKRGPYMSSAASRKRIHTGEMDFTDVHLSAFARNLMYGFYGEIDVAVVEVSRIRPDGSIILTSSVGVSVEALARAKKIILEVNTAVPNYTGFHDIVLPTVHPKVGWPLPLVNVRDRIGTPYVEFDIQKVVAVVESRTPDHPVPFKAADATDKRIAQNVIAFLLQCKEQFDWGKRLPPIQSGVGNVANAIIGELYDSPFQKIRFWTEVFQDGMLRYIEDDAKFECASSTAVSFSAEGRQRFQHLFDRCRDRLVLRPMWLSNSPEIISRLFVIAMNTPIEVDMYGHVNSTHIDGSRIVNGLGGSGDFFRNAYLSIVHTPSTRRLRDGRTVSCVMPYVRHIDHTEHDIKCVVTEQGYALNMDIRSPKRRAIDIIDRCAHPHFRPLLHAYLKMAGPGDEPRATDMKSLESWWADYEAACRNFPAPAAPAAYSGE from the coding sequence GTGACGAGCACGCTCCAGGAGCGCATCGAGAACCCCTTTCTCCGCTCGAAGGTGGTTCCCGTGGAAGAGGCGGTGAAGCACATCGCCGATGGCCACACCATCGCCATCAGCGGTTTCACCAAGTCGGGTGAGCCCAAGACGGTGCTCCCCGCCCTGGCCTACCACTTCTCCCAGACGGCTCCGGACTCGCGCATCACCCTGCTGTCGGGCGCCTCTCTGTCGGAGGACGTGGAGGGGCCGCTCGCCCCGTACATCCGCAAGCGCGGGCCGTACATGTCCTCCGCCGCGTCGCGCAAGCGCATCCACACCGGGGAGATGGACTTCACGGACGTGCACCTGTCCGCCTTCGCGCGCAACCTCATGTATGGCTTCTATGGGGAGATCGACGTGGCGGTGGTGGAGGTGTCGCGCATCCGGCCGGATGGCAGCATCATCCTCACCTCCTCGGTGGGCGTGAGCGTGGAGGCGCTCGCGCGCGCCAAGAAGATCATCCTGGAGGTCAACACCGCGGTGCCCAACTACACGGGCTTCCACGACATCGTCCTGCCCACGGTGCACCCGAAGGTGGGCTGGCCGCTGCCGCTGGTGAACGTGAGGGACCGCATCGGCACGCCCTACGTGGAGTTCGACATCCAGAAGGTGGTGGCGGTGGTGGAGTCCCGCACGCCGGACCACCCGGTGCCCTTCAAGGCCGCGGACGCCACGGACAAGCGCATCGCGCAGAACGTCATCGCCTTCCTGCTCCAGTGCAAGGAGCAGTTCGACTGGGGCAAGCGCCTGCCACCCATCCAATCCGGGGTGGGCAACGTGGCCAACGCCATCATCGGCGAGCTGTATGACTCGCCCTTCCAGAAAATCCGCTTCTGGACCGAGGTGTTCCAGGACGGAATGCTGCGCTACATCGAGGATGACGCGAAGTTCGAGTGTGCCTCGTCCACCGCCGTGTCCTTCTCGGCCGAGGGGCGCCAGCGCTTCCAGCACCTGTTCGACCGGTGCCGGGACCGGCTGGTGCTCCGGCCCATGTGGCTGTCCAACAGCCCCGAGATCATCTCCCGCCTGTTCGTCATCGCGATGAACACGCCCATCGAGGTGGACATGTATGGGCACGTCAACTCCACCCACATCGACGGCTCGCGCATCGTCAACGGCCTGGGCGGCTCGGGAGACTTCTTCCGCAATGCCTACCTGAGCATCGTCCACACGCCCTCCACCCGGCGGCTGCGGGATGGGCGGACGGTGAGCTGCGTCATGCCGTACGTGCGGCACATCGACCACACGGAGCATGACATCAAGTGCGTCGTCACCGAGCAGGGCTACGCGCTCAACATGGACATCCGCTCGCCGAAGCGGCGGGCCATCGACATCATCGACCGGTGCGCGCACCCGCACTTCCGGCCGCTCCTGCACGCGTACCTGAAGATGGCGGGCCCGGGGGATGAGCCCCGGGCCACGGACATGAAGTCCCTGGAGAGCTGGTGGGCCGATTACGAGGCGGCCTGCCGCAACTTCCCCGCCCCTGCCGCCCCGGCGGCCTACTCCGGCGAGTAG